From Variovorax sp. J2L1-78, the proteins below share one genomic window:
- a CDS encoding aconitase X swivel domain-containing protein, with the protein MSAVITPQTIVIRGRKVVGGVAEGEALVTRDRISGWGGIDPRTGTVIETRHDLRGQSFAGKVLVFPGAKGSSGWSAMFHMTRLMNVAPAAFLFNEMTTKMALGAVVTHSPSMTDFERDPLECIATGDWVRVDADRGVIEITKKNNRTGDHP; encoded by the coding sequence ATGAGCGCCGTCATCACGCCACAGACCATCGTCATCCGCGGCCGCAAGGTGGTCGGTGGCGTTGCGGAAGGCGAGGCGCTCGTCACGCGCGACCGCATCTCGGGCTGGGGCGGCATCGACCCGCGCACCGGCACCGTCATCGAGACGCGGCACGACCTGCGCGGCCAGAGCTTCGCGGGCAAGGTGCTGGTGTTTCCGGGGGCCAAGGGCTCCTCGGGATGGTCGGCGATGTTCCACATGACGCGGCTCATGAACGTGGCGCCCGCGGCATTCCTGTTCAACGAGATGACGACCAAGATGGCGCTCGGCGCCGTGGTCACGCATTCGCCCTCGATGACCGACTTCGAGCGCGATCCGCTCGAATGCATCGCGACCGGCGACTGGGTGCGCGTGGACGCCGACCGCGGCGTGATCGAGATCACCAAGAAGAACAACAGAACCGGAGACCACCCGTGA